Within the Metasolibacillus fluoroglycofenilyticus genome, the region GCTAAATCACCCAGCGTCACCTCAATTGGAGCCTCCGTAAAAATCGTGGCAAGCTTCTTCGATAAATGCGCACTTTCCTCATTTTCCACAAGCTTTTCTTTCATTTTCGAAGCCTTCATCGCATCAATCGCTTCATATAATGCTTCAATAGTGCCGTATTCCTTTAAAAGCTTAATTGCCGTTTTTTCTCCGACACCAGGAACGCCTGGGATATTGTCAGATGCATCCCCCATCAGCCCCTTCATATCGATGATTTGTACAGGTGTTAGCCCGTATTTTTCCTCGATATGTGCCGGCGTATATTTTTCAATATCTGTAATTCCTTTACGCGTAATATAAACGGTTACATTATCCGTTGCAAGCTGTGTTAAATCTTTATCACCGGACACGATAATGACTTCGCTGCCCTTTTCTTCCGCCTGCTTCGCTAATGTGCCAATAATATCGTCTGCCTCATATAAATCAAGCTCATAGCGCCTAATATTGTATGCATCAATCAGCTTACGAATATAAGGGAATTGCTCCGATAGCTCTGGTGGCGTTTTTTGGCGACCACCTTTATATTCTCCGTATGATTCATGGCGGAACGTCGTTTTCCCTGCATCAAATGCTACTAGCATTTGCGTCGGCTGCTCCTCCTCCACAATTTTTTGTAGCATCATTGTAAAACCATATGAAGCATTCGTATGAATTCCGCTGTCATTTGTTAATGGTGGCAATGCAAAAAATGCACGATATGCTAAACTGTTACCATCAAGTAATAATAATTTTTCTTTCGCCATTATTGTACGCTCCTCTTCAAGTACATCTTTGTTTCCGTTTTTTAAACTAACTATTAGAAATAACGCAAATAGCTAGCAAAGGTAAAAACATGCGTTCGAACTATTCTCCTCTTAACTTTAGCGTGAATCCAAGTTTTTTTCCACCAAAAAAGGTGCTCCTACAAAACTTTCCTAAAAAGTTTCGTAAGAAGCACCTAGATTAATCATTTATTTTTCACCTTATATTGCCACGAGGCACTTTCATTATTTTTATAGAAGATTTCTTCAAAAATAACTGTCAGTAAAAAGGCGTTTAAAAAGCTAATTACTAAGTACAGCGGCATCCCACCAAGATGATAAGGCATGGCACCTCTCATAAATACTTCCACAAAACCAATTTGTGTGAAATAAAAAATCATCCCAATACCGACCTGCCAAATGGGACGCTTGTCTTTACGCTTCTCATACCAAAACACCTTTTTAAAAGCATATCGAACATCTTCCGCAATGATGGCTCCAAGTATAAACATAATTAAAAACAATATAGGTATATGAAAAAGGCTTATTTTCATCCATTCAAAAGAACTTGATTGAAAAAGCGCGGTCACAGACGTTGCAATAATAAATGCTACTAGCAAATTTTGAATTCGCTTGCTCATCCTATCCACCTCTCTATCAACTTGCATACCTATTATAACAAGAAATAGAGAATTGAAAAGAAATTTCTTTCTCCTCTCACACCAAAATTATCCTAAATAAACAAGCCATAGCAAGGGGTTGTCTGAAACGTCATCTAGAGATGACCTCTTCGCGACAGGTAACCGCAGGAGCATTTTTTTCTGCGACGAGTAACCGCAGGAGCATATGTGTTTTGTGTCGAAAACGAAGCGACAGGTACAAACATTTTTAGCAAATATTTAATATAGAAGCAATGTCTATCCGAAAAGATATACACTTTTCGAGCAACCTCAATTATAAACAGCCATCATTTTAATATACCATAAACGAAACGTCCGAAAAGCAGTGTCTCGCACACTTTTCGGACGTCCCTCTAACTATATTTTAAAACGCTCAATTTGACCTTTTAAGTTGCCAATCATTTCATTTAACTCGGTAGCAATGCTTAACATTTCTTCACTAGTAGCTGTTTGCTCCTCCATTGAGGCCGCAATGCTTTGTGAATGCTCACTTGATGCTTCAATGGATTCAACTGTTTGATTCGTTGTAACAAGCACTTGGTTGGAGCTTGCAGCCATTTCTTGAATCGTAGCTGTTACTTGTTGAATTTCGCTATTCATTTCGCTTACTAATGCTGAAATCGCCTCAAATGTGTCACCAGCAGAATGAATGACTGCATTTTCATGCTCGATTTGTGCCACAACATTTGTAATTGCCGTAACAGACTCATCCGAATCTTTTTGCATCCCTTGAATTAATGTAGTAATATTACTTGCTGACTGTGCGGACTGCTCAGCAAGTGAACGTATTTCATCGGCTACAACCGCAAAGCCTTTGCCATATTCCCCAGCTCTCGCGGCTTCAATTGCTGCATTTAACGCTAATAAATTTATTTGGTCAGAAATACCCGAAATAATTTTTGTAATCTGACTTACTTCTGTTGAACGAGCATTCATCTGCTCTGTAATTTTCAATGACGTTTTCGCTGTCTCATGAATATTTGTAATTCCTTTTACCGAGCTTTGAACTGCCTCATTCCCTTGCTGTGCAATCGTTGTAGCATGCAAAGCCTCATCCGATATTTGTGAAGTCATATCAGATATGTAAGAGATTTGTGTAACCATCTGCTCAATTGCCTCACGATTTTGCACCGCACCATCAACAATCACTTCACTACTAGAGGCAATTTCTTGAACGGCTCCAGCCACTTGCGTCGAAGCAACTGTTAGCTGTTCCACACTTTCCCTTAATGTTGAGGAGCTTTGGTCTACATGTGTTGACGTAATATTTACATGTTGAATCGTTTCTCGAAGCTGAGCTTGCATATCATGGAAGCTTTGCGCTAAATGTCGTACTTCCTTATCCCCTTCCACAATCACTTGCTGCTGTAAATCACCTTTTGCAACAATTTCAGTATGGGCTACTAAGCGTTCCATTGGGCGTGTAATATTGCGTGCGATAAATAATGCTAACGCTACACCTAAGGAAATGAACACAATTGAAATAATAATAATAATCGTTACAATTGTATTTTTTAGTTCACTCACAAAATCAGCATCAGCATCTAGACCAAGCACCGAATCTGTGCCTGCAATTTGTAAAAATGTAGATTTATGCGCCCCGTAATCATCTTTATAAATCGGACTTACAACAATATCAGTTGTCGTCATCGCCTTCTTTTGATCCTCAGAAAAATCTAAAGGTGTCAAATATTCGCCATCATCACTTAGCACTAAAATGACTTCTTGTCCATCAACTTTACTCATAATATAAACGTGTTCTAATTCCGCTTGATGTTTAAGGTCTGTTGAAATTGTTAAAAGCTTTTCAAATTCATTGCGATCTGTTTTGGCAGCATTAATCGTATTTGCATCTATTAATCCTTCAAACTGCTCCATTTTTAATGTTAAATTTTGCTCATATGTTGGTAGAATTTGCTCGTTAATTAAATTGGTCGCCACCATATAACAAAACATGCCAAAAACAAAAATCAAAATGCTAATTGGTAAAATAATACTTAACAATATTTTCGTTTTAACCGAATACGTTTTTTTGCCCATGTCTAGCCTGCTCCTTCTAGTTTTGAGAACCACTTAAAGAAAGTGTCTCATTCTTTGTTGTAATAAATGACATAAAATCTAATGATAATATATGTTCATTTTGACTAAATGAATCACTGGCAAAAAAGATAACTGCAAAGGTTGTCCCACTATCTTGAGGTAATACACGGTACTCTAATAAATGCTCAAATTGTTGTTTAAGCTCCTCATGATGAATACAGTCAATATCTTCAAACGTTAGTTGACTATCGAACTCTGCACAAGTAAAGCTGTAAATTCGGTCATCCATCTTTGCTATTTTTTGTGACCAATCCGGTTCCCACTGATTAAAAACATATTCGTACGGATTAATATCATAAGCATATGTACCAAGCTCTGTCGTTCCGATACCTGCAAAGCGTAAAGGGTTTACCTCAATTGGAATTAAAACACCTTTATCATCAATGCGAAGCTCGATATGAAATGGATAATTACGCATTTCAAGCGATGCGCCTAGCTCGGCTAAATATTTTTCAACAACTGATAAATACTGTATTATCACTTGCTTACTCGTATAATAAATACGGTCACTCATATCTTCTGCGTCGCGGAACATACGAGCGAATAAATTTAAAATAACCGGCTTACCCTCCGCATTAAAATAAGCATCCACGGCTAACTCTTGTCCTTCAATATATGTTTCCAAAATGAATGTTTGGAAATTTAAAATATCCTGTGAATAAGAAGATGAAAGACCATTATTTTCTACTAATTGCTCAACAGCTTCAGTAAACTGCTGTGCATTCTTAATTTTCTGTACACCGACACTCGAATAACCGATTGCTGGTTTTAAAATAATTGGATAAGGTATGCTGTTACTGTCCATCATGCTTAATTCCTGCAATGTGCTTTCCTTGAAATAAAAGTTTGGGAAGCTCGCTGCTAAATATTGTCGAAATGCAACTTTGTTTTTAAATAAATTCGACCATTTTGTAACATTTAATTGTGAATAATGGTCTGTTAATACTTTAATAGCATTTTCCGAATTCATAATAATAAGCTGCTCTTCCTGTAATTCCAATGTACCTGCCTGCGATTTATTTATGAATCGCTTATTAACGATATCGTACATTGGGATTTCAGTACGCATTAATGCATCTTGCAGCATTGGAGATATATAATTAGTGTCTAAAAAAATCACTATTTTCCCACCTTTCTGAGTCTTTAGTACTTTCAAAATTTTCTTTAATCTCATACATTTCGCATTAATTTATTTTAAAAAAGATGCGACAAAACAACTAACCGTAGTACATTATACTACAATATATTTCAATTGCTACATTTTTCCCTAAAATCCTATTATTTTTTTACAAACTGCCGTAAACATGGGAAAAGAGCTAGCAGGAAAATAAATGCGCCAGCACTTTTGTGTGAGGATTTGAAAATAACTGAGGGACGTACGTTTAGCCTAGACACTGTTTAAATGCCAAAACTTCTATTTTCTTATTCTTTAAAACAAAAAAGTGAACAATTAGTGACAATGAAATATGCCAACTAATTGTTCACTTGCTATCAACAGTCTGAGAGGAACGAAACTTTATTCTTTACTCTAAGTAACCAGAAAGTACTCTTGCATACGGAGAGTCTGATGGTAAAATAATGACTGTATCATCACCAATGGTTTTTTTATACGATTCCAATGTTCGATATAAAGAATAAAAATCAGGGTCTTGTGAAAATGCCTTGTTATAAATTTTCGCAGCCTCTGCCTCGCCTTCTGCAATTGTCACTGCCGCTTCTCTGTTTGCCTTTGCTAACTTCATTTGCACATCTTGGTCTGTTTCAGCTTCTATTCTTCTTTTTTCAGCATCACCTTGTGATAAATAAGTTTGTGCCGTTTTTTCACGCTCTGAAATCATACGTGTAAAAATAGCCTGCTCATTTTCTGGTGGTAAATCTGTACGTCTAATGCGCACATCTAAAACTTCAATACCATAGTTGTCATTCGCCAATAGCTCATTTACTTTTAACGTGACATTATTATTTATATCACCGCGCGATGAATCAGCATCATTAATAATTTGTTCATAATCAAGCTTACCAAGCTCTGTACGAAGAACAGAATAAATAAATTCACTCATACGACGCTCAGCATTAGGTAATGTCCCTGCGTTAGAAATAAGTTCCTTAGGGTCAACTACGCGCCAAACAGCATAATTATCAATAATAATTCGCTTCTTATCTTTTGTATTAATTTCTTCCTGCATCATGTCATATGTCATTAGGTTTTTTGGTAATGTCGTCACACTTTGAATAAAAGGTATTTTCATATGCAAGCCCGGTTCGCGCTCAAATTTTACGACTTCACCAAATTGGCGTACTACTTTATATTCGTTTTCTTTGACGATATAAAGATTGGCAAAAGCGATAATTGCGATGGCAAAAATAGCTGTTACTATCAATGCGCTAGTAGCCCATTTGCGCATATTTTTCGGTTGCTTTTCCTTTTTAACCGTCTGTGCTTCAGAATCTACTACTTCTACCACTTTAGCCTTCTTTTTATTTTTATCTGTAAATAACTTTCTTAAAAACTTTTCTAAATCCCCGTCGAAATTGTTGTTACTCATTGACTACCGCTCCCTTCCTCTTTCGGCTTTGCTGTAGTTGTTTGTTGAATAGGCAAGTATTTCAACGTATTGCCTTCATTGTCGTTCATAATATAAATTTGAGCATGTGGTAATACCATTTCTAATGTTTCTAATACAAGACGCTCACGTGTAATTGCTTGATTTCCTTTATACTCGTTATAAAGCTGATTAAATACGGCAACATCACCAACTGCTTGCTCAATACGCGCAACCCTTTGCCCTTCTGCCTTCGATTTAATCGCAGCAATCTCCCCTTCTACTTCACTTAAGCGTTGATTCTTATATTTATCCGCTTGGTTAATTTTTGTATTTCTCATCTCACGTGCATCCGTTACGGCTGTAAAGGCAGCACGTACTTCTTCATTTGGCAATTCAACATCCTGAAGCTTGACACCTAATACGCTAATACCAACATCATATTTTTCCATTAATGATGTTAGTAGCTCTCTTGTTCTTGACTCGATATCCGATTTACCATCTGTTAAAGCGGCATCAATTTTTGAGTTTCCAATAATTGAGCGAATTGCGCTTGATGTCGCACTATGTAGTAGCTCTTTTGGTTCTTGTGAGTTAAATAAATATTTTTTCGGGTCTGTTATTTTCCATTGTACGACTAAATCAGTTAAGACGAAAAATTCATCACCTGTAATCATTTTTGTTTCTGAAGGGTATACGTCAATATCCCCTTGCGAACGCTCTTTGTAGCCGAATTCTAAACTAAATGTTTCCTTCGATAATACTTCAACTTTTTGTATTGGCCACGGCAGTTTAAAATGTAAACCAGACTCCGTTATTGTTTCTCCCGACTTTCCAAAAGTGATAACAACTGCTTGTTCAGATTCATCCACTGTATACCATGTTGTTAAAGCTGCAACAACACCAAATAGTAGCAATAACCCTAAAGCAATGGCTATTAATGTACGCTTTGTACTCATATATGTTCCTCCCTTTATTTTGCTATAACTTTTTTACGGTGTAACCCGCAAAAAAGTTTCACAATAATTTTGATTTCTTTTTACAATTGAAAAAAGCGTCCGGAAATTTCCAGACGCCTTCCTTAATTATTTAGTTTGAAATAGGGGTTTCTTATAACTTATTATATAAGCATTTTTTTAATTTTTTATAAAGTCTGTGTAAAGATTTTGTTAAGATGATGGTGCAAGAGGTATGTGTATTGAAATTTTTGTGCCTTTTCCTACTTCACTCGTCACAACAATTTTTCCATGATGCGCCTCTACTAGATGCTTTACAATTGCAAGACCTAAGCCTGTGCCGCCAGAATTACGGCTACGTGCGCGATCGATTCGATAGAAACGCTCAAAGACACGCGCGATTTCTTGTTTTTCAATCCCAATTCCCTGGTCCTCTACTTCTACAATTCCATATTCCTCGTTTTGCGTCATTTTTACAGTAATTGTTGTACTGTCTGGAGAGTACGTAACAGCGTTCGAAATTAAGTTTGTAAAAATTTGAATGAGGCGATTTTCATCCCCTAAAATTCGTACGTCTCTATCCATTTGCATATCAAACTGCATATTTTTTTCTTCTAAACGTGGACTCGTGACATCAACTACCCTTGCAATAACCTCCTGCAAGCTTGTAGGCGCAATATCTACAGAAAAACCATGCTGCTCAATTTTAGATAGCTCTAATAAATCGTTGATAAGCTCTTGTAAACGGTTGCTTTCTTTATAAATAATTTCTAAAAATGATAACAGCATATTTTCATCTTTATATGCACCGTCTAACAATGTTTCAGAAAAACCTTTAATTGAAGTAATCGGTGTCCGCAATTCATGTGAAACATTGGCAACGAAATCTCTTCGAATTTGCTCTAAACGAATTAGCTCGGTCACGTCATGCATGACTAAAACAACACCAAGCCAACGTCCATGCTCTCCTACAACAGGGGCCCCATAAACGAGCTTATACGTGATTTCTTGCTGCAGCTCCATTTCAAGCTGCTTTTGATATGGCTGCTCCGTTAAAAAAACATGGTCGATAAATACTTCTAAATTTTCAGGCAATCCAACTGTTAAAAAATTTTTACCTTGCACCTGCTCGGACGTTAAGCCAAAGCGATGAAGAAATTGCTTATTAACAATTGATATATAGCCTTCTCGATCAATCATCATCAATGCGCTACCCATATTTTCAATAAGCGTTTTCAAGCGTTCTTCTTCTATTTCTCGTATTTTTGTAATATCCTGCAAATTGCGCGCTAGTACATTGATTGAATTGCGAAGCTCTATAATTGTTTTCGGCCCATTCGCAAAAGCACGGGCATAATAATTACCGACTGCCAGCTCCTGTGCTGTACGTGTAACAGCCTCTATAGGTTCTACAAAATTACTAACCATTCGATAGGATACTAAGCCAATTACTGCAATCGCTACTAAAAATAAAATAACAAGTACTAACATGAGGCGAACACGTGTATAGCTAAAATACTCTTCATCCGCACTCACATCATATGCCTGCAATAATTTTTCCTGCTGTAGAGAGGTCAGTTCAATATTTTCCTGCTGAATAAACTCTACAACATTTTCCTGCACTACCTCGGTTTGTACTTGCACATAGTCCTCTAAGTAAAAAGGAAAAAGCTGACCTATAACAAGTTCTAGGACAGCAAAAATTGCCGTTACAAGTAAAATAAATGA harbors:
- the hflC gene encoding protease modulator HflC, whose translation is MSNNNFDGDLEKFLRKLFTDKNKKKAKVVEVVDSEAQTVKKEKQPKNMRKWATSALIVTAIFAIAIIAFANLYIVKENEYKVVRQFGEVVKFEREPGLHMKIPFIQSVTTLPKNLMTYDMMQEEINTKDKKRIIIDNYAVWRVVDPKELISNAGTLPNAERRMSEFIYSVLRTELGKLDYEQIINDADSSRGDINNNVTLKVNELLANDNYGIEVLDVRIRRTDLPPENEQAIFTRMISEREKTAQTYLSQGDAEKRRIEAETDQDVQMKLAKANREAAVTIAEGEAEAAKIYNKAFSQDPDFYSLYRTLESYKKTIGDDTVIILPSDSPYARVLSGYLE
- a CDS encoding ATP-grasp domain-containing protein produces the protein MIFLDTNYISPMLQDALMRTEIPMYDIVNKRFINKSQAGTLELQEEQLIIMNSENAIKVLTDHYSQLNVTKWSNLFKNKVAFRQYLAASFPNFYFKESTLQELSMMDSNSIPYPIILKPAIGYSSVGVQKIKNAQQFTEAVEQLVENNGLSSSYSQDILNFQTFILETYIEGQELAVDAYFNAEGKPVILNLFARMFRDAEDMSDRIYYTSKQVIIQYLSVVEKYLAELGASLEMRNYPFHIELRIDDKGVLIPIEVNPLRFAGIGTTELGTYAYDINPYEYVFNQWEPDWSQKIAKMDDRIYSFTCAEFDSQLTFEDIDCIHHEELKQQFEHLLEYRVLPQDSGTTFAVIFFASDSFSQNEHILSLDFMSFITTKNETLSLSGSQN
- the hflK gene encoding FtsH protease activity modulator HflK, giving the protein MSTKRTLIAIALGLLLLFGVVAALTTWYTVDESEQAVVITFGKSGETITESGLHFKLPWPIQKVEVLSKETFSLEFGYKERSQGDIDVYPSETKMITGDEFFVLTDLVVQWKITDPKKYLFNSQEPKELLHSATSSAIRSIIGNSKIDAALTDGKSDIESRTRELLTSLMEKYDVGISVLGVKLQDVELPNEEVRAAFTAVTDAREMRNTKINQADKYKNQRLSEVEGEIAAIKSKAEGQRVARIEQAVGDVAVFNQLYNEYKGNQAITRERLVLETLEMVLPHAQIYIMNDNEGNTLKYLPIQQTTTAKPKEEGSGSQ
- a CDS encoding DNA polymerase I; the protein is MSKRIQNLLVAFIIATSVTALFQSSSFEWMKISLFHIPILFLIMFILGAIIAEDVRYAFKKVFWYEKRKDKRPIWQVGIGMIFYFTQIGFVEVFMRGAMPYHLGGMPLYLVISFLNAFLLTVIFEEIFYKNNESASWQYKVKNK
- a CDS encoding methyl-accepting chemotaxis protein; this encodes MGKKTYSVKTKILLSIILPISILIFVFGMFCYMVATNLINEQILPTYEQNLTLKMEQFEGLIDANTINAAKTDRNEFEKLLTISTDLKHQAELEHVYIMSKVDGQEVILVLSDDGEYLTPLDFSEDQKKAMTTTDIVVSPIYKDDYGAHKSTFLQIAGTDSVLGLDADADFVSELKNTIVTIIIIISIVFISLGVALALFIARNITRPMERLVAHTEIVAKGDLQQQVIVEGDKEVRHLAQSFHDMQAQLRETIQHVNITSTHVDQSSSTLRESVEQLTVASTQVAGAVQEIASSSEVIVDGAVQNREAIEQMVTQISYISDMTSQISDEALHATTIAQQGNEAVQSSVKGITNIHETAKTSLKITEQMNARSTEVSQITKIISGISDQINLLALNAAIEAARAGEYGKGFAVVADEIRSLAEQSAQSASNITTLIQGMQKDSDESVTAITNVVAQIEHENAVIHSAGDTFEAISALVSEMNSEIQQVTATIQEMAASSNQVLVTTNQTVESIEASSEHSQSIAASMEEQTATSEEMLSIATELNEMIGNLKGQIERFKI
- the pnpS gene encoding two-component system histidine kinase PnpS; the encoded protein is MNKSMSGRLFFSFILLVTAIFAVLELVIGQLFPFYLEDYVQVQTEVVQENVVEFIQQENIELTSLQQEKLLQAYDVSADEEYFSYTRVRLMLVLVILFLVAIAVIGLVSYRMVSNFVEPIEAVTRTAQELAVGNYYARAFANGPKTIIELRNSINVLARNLQDITKIREIEEERLKTLIENMGSALMMIDREGYISIVNKQFLHRFGLTSEQVQGKNFLTVGLPENLEVFIDHVFLTEQPYQKQLEMELQQEITYKLVYGAPVVGEHGRWLGVVLVMHDVTELIRLEQIRRDFVANVSHELRTPITSIKGFSETLLDGAYKDENMLLSFLEIIYKESNRLQELINDLLELSKIEQHGFSVDIAPTSLQEVIARVVDVTSPRLEEKNMQFDMQMDRDVRILGDENRLIQIFTNLISNAVTYSPDSTTITVKMTQNEEYGIVEVEDQGIGIEKQEIARVFERFYRIDRARSRNSGGTGLGLAIVKHLVEAHHGKIVVTSEVGKGTKISIHIPLAPSS